A DNA window from Hydra vulgaris chromosome 13, alternate assembly HydraT2T_AEP contains the following coding sequences:
- the LOC136089660 gene encoding uncharacterized protein LOC136089660, translating to MSKSLINFNIDVQLYENSEIELCENSEIELYENSEDDSEITEGELTFNGEVELCENSEPLFSQSLTSLFSQNSISLREVEHSEVDFSSTSGGCTCCVPNCFNNSKRNKNLSFYVIFKEKVLRKLWLAKISRKDFSPSSSHRVCSAHFQGNKKTYMNNVPTIIPKTVKLTARVPRKTKNSLGLIHKTIQIPYSEELSTPVLSYEETLKQEKKILKDQIEDIIKEKQALENTQKEAICKLNDKILLSQFTVERFKHNEEYFKFYTGFENFELFNVVMKFLEPEIYSLNYWGSMSTVADDLSENSSSKTRGRSRILNVEEEFFMVLIRLRCAFPIEDLAIRFNISSSTTSRILITWYDFLHIKFRSIPIWPTKKLVNETMPSCFKDVYPNTRVIIDCTEIFTVMPTSYRTQSAMFSKYKHHHTAKGLIGIAPSGAITFVSDLYAGRSSDKQITNQCGILKLLEKGDSLMADRGFDIVNDLPKGISLNIPPFLEGDFQLTLEKELETRRIASVRIHVERAIARIKNYRILQNTFPLSMAADMNKIWVIVCYLVTFLPPLIKTDSK from the coding sequence atgtcaaaaagcctaataaattttaacattgatGTTCAATTATATGAAAACAGTGAGATTGAACTTTGTGAAAACAGTGAAATTGAACTTTATGAAAACAGTGAAGATGATAGTGAAATTACTGAAGGTGAACTCACTTTTAACGGAGAAGTTGAACTTTGCGAAAACAGTGAACCACTCTTTTCACAAAGTTTAACTTCACTCTTTTCACAGAATTCGATCTCACTGAGAGAAGTTGAACACAGTGAAGTTGACTTCAGTTCAACAAGCGGTGGATGTACTTGTTGTGTaccaaattgttttaataattctaagcgtaataaaaacttatcattttatgttatattCAAGGAAAAAGTGTTAAGAAAGTTATGGTTAGCCAAAATTAGCAGAAAAGACTTTAGTCCTTCTTCTTCACACAGAGTTTGTTCAGCACACTTTCAagggaacaaaaaaacttatatgaatAATGTTCCAACAATTATTCCAAAAACAGTTAAGCTAACTGCTCGTGTACCAAGGAAAACCAAAAATAGCCTTGGTTTAATAcataaaacaatacaaataCCTTATAGTGAAGAACTATCGACACCTGTTTTAAGCTACGAAGAAAcattaaaacaagaaaagaaaattctTAAAGATCAAATTGAGgacattataaaagaaaaacaagcgTTAGAAAACACTCAAAAAGAAGCTATATGTAAGCTCAATGACAAAATACTTCTATCACAATTTACAGTTGAAAGGTTTAAACATAACGaagaatatttcaaattttacacaggttttgaaaattttgaactatttaATGTAGTCATGAAGTTTTTAGAACCAGAAATATATTCACTAAATTATTGGGGTTCAATGTCTACTGTTGCTGACGATTTAAGTGAAAATTCTTCATCTAAAACAAGAGGAAGATCACGTATATTAAACGTTGAAGAGGAATTTTTCATGGTGCTAATTCGACTACGTTGCGCCTTTCCTATAGAAGATTTAGCAATACGGTTTAATATTTCATCAAGCACTACCAGTAGGATATTAATTACTTGGTATGATTTTTTGCACATAAAATTTAGATCAATTCCAATATGGCCAACAAAAAAACTAGTTAATGAAACAATGCCTAGCTGCTTTAAAGATGTATACCCTAATACTCGTGTAATTATAGACTGTACAGAAATATTTACTGTGATGCCAACTAGCTATCGCACTCAATCAGCtatgttttcaaaatataaacatcaTCACACAGCAAAGGGTTTGATTGGTATTGCACCGAGTGGTGCCATTACATTTGTATCTGATTTATATGCTGGAAGATCAAGTGATAAACAGATAACAAATCAATGTGGCatactaaaattattagaaaaaggTGATAGCCTGATGGCTGATAGAGGTTTCGATATCGTAAATGACTTACCAAAAGGAATTAGTCTCAACATACCACCATTTCTTGAAGGCGATTTTCAACTTACATtggaaaaagaattagaaaCAAGACGAATTGCATCTGTGCGAATTCATGTCGAACGTGCAATTGCAAGAATCAAAAACTACAGAATATTACAAAACACATTTCCACTTTCAATGGCTGCTGACATGAACAAAATATGGGTCATAGTTTGTTATTTAGTTACTTTTCTGCCACCTCTAATAAAAACTGATAGCAAATAA